In Candidatus Eremiobacteraceae bacterium, the genomic stretch CCGCGCTTCTTGTCCGTCGCGAGCGCGCGCATGACGGCGGCCAGGTCGAGCTTGCCGTCATGGACCGGCAGGCCTGCCAGAGCAAGGCCGTGCAGCACCCTCGCATGCTCGCGCCTGGAGAATCGGCCCGTGCGAAGCGCCGTGAGACCCGCACCGCGCAAGCCGATCGCCACCGCCTCGCCATGGCTCAGCCGACCGCCCGCCGCGTGCTCGATCGCGTGGCCGATCGTGTGCCCAAGATTGAGCGCAGCGCGCGCGCCGCGCTCGCCTGGATCGATGGCGACGACGTCGATTTTGACCCGGGCGGCGCGCACGATCGCGGCGCGCCAAAGGTGCATATCGTCAGGCCGGGCGGCGACGGCGCCGACCGCTTCCAGCAGTCCGGCATCCGCGATGACCGCTGCCTTGACGATCTCGGCCAAGCCGGTGGCGCGCTCGCGCGGCGGCAGCGACGGCAAGGCCGCAAGGTCCGCCAGCACGACGCGCGGCGGCCAGAACGCTCCCGCCAGATTCTTCCCCTGCGGCAGGTCGATCGCCGTCTTGCCGCCGATCGCGGCGTCGGCCATGCCAAGGACGGTGGTCGGAACCGCGGCCCATGCGATGCCGCGCATGAACGTCGCCGCCGCGAAGCCTGCCAGATCCGTGACCGTGCCGCCGCCGACCGCCAGCAGCGTCGTGGCGCGATGTGCGCGCTTCTCGACGAGCCAGCGCCATACGCCCTCCAAAGCCCGCGTGGACTTGCAGCGCTCGCCGCCGCGCACGGGCAACTCGCCGGCGACGGTGTGGCCTGCGCCGCGCAGCGCGCGAACCAGCGCTCGAGCGCGGCGCCGCACGCGCTCGTCGAAGACGACGGCGATCGGCCCGCACTCCGCCAGTGCGTCCGCGATGCGAGCGCCGGCGTCGTCGCACACGATCACCGCATATGGCAATCCGTCAAGGACGACGTCGCTCATCGAGACTCCCGCGGCGGCTGGATGCGCTCGCGATACCAACGCGCGATCGCGCCGGCGATCTTTCCCGGGCTGGCGCCATCCGCGTTGATGCTCAGATCGTTGTCGGCGTATGCGCCTGCGCGCTCCTCGAGCAGCGTCGTGATGCGCGTAAGGTCGGGCGCTTCGCCGAGCAGCGGCCGGTGCGTGCGATGCGCCACCCGCGCGTGCGCTCCTGCGGGCGAGACCGCCAGGTGCACCACCAGACAGCGCGCGCGCAGCAGCGCCCTATTGTTCGAATCGACCACGGCGCCGCCGCCGACGGCGATGA encodes the following:
- a CDS encoding shikimate kinase, which translates into the protein MNLALTGFMGAGKTTVGRRLARMIGMDFADSDAEIARVHGPISDIFANEGEARFRAYEREALERLCAADGSVIAVGGGAVVDSNNRALLRARCLVVHLAVSPAGAHARVAHRTHRPLLGEAPDLTRITTLLEERAGAYADNDLSINADGASPGKIAGAIARWYRERIQPPRESR
- a CDS encoding 3-dehydroquinate synthase family protein — translated: MSDVVLDGLPYAVIVCDDAGARIADALAECGPIAVVFDERVRRRARALVRALRGAGHTVAGELPVRGGERCKSTRALEGVWRWLVEKRAHRATTLLAVGGGTVTDLAGFAAATFMRGIAWAAVPTTVLGMADAAIGGKTAIDLPQGKNLAGAFWPPRVVLADLAALPSLPPRERATGLAEIVKAAVIADAGLLEAVGAVAARPDDMHLWRAAIVRAARVKIDVVAIDPGERGARAALNLGHTIGHAIEHAAGGRLSHGEAVAIGLRGAGLTALRTGRFSRREHARVLHGLALAGLPVHDGKLDLAAVMRALATDKKRGENGIRFVLPKHIGRVEIDVAVPEKLVRAVVRQCSRPPLAEELG